The Peptoanaerobacter stomatis genome includes the window TGTGTCGCAACACCATTTTTTATAGGTAAAATTAGCAAAGGAAGAACTATTAAGGACACCATTTTAGGTATTTATATGTATGGTATTTCAGGAACGTTCATGTCTTTCATAGTTATGGGTAATTATGGACTTTCATTACAGTTAAATAATAAATTAGATATAGTTGGAATAATAGCTAAAACAAGTGATTATTCTGAAGCAATAATTAAAATATTTGATACATTACCATTTCCCAACATAGCTCTTATAATTTTAGTTCTTACAATGATTATGCTTTATGTAACCACTTTTGATGCACTTGTAATGGTAGCTTCTGTATATTCTTATAATATGCCTGATATGGAAATGGAAGCTGATAAAAAAAATAAAATATTTTGGGCAATAATATTTATATTATTTCCTATCGTTTTGATTTTTTTTAAAAACTCTATGTATAATTTACAGTCAATATCAATTATAGCTGCATTCCCTATAGGAATTATTATTATTTTTATAATTATCAGTTTTTTTAAAGATGCACACAAATATTTGACAGAATATGATAAACGAAATATATAGTTTTATTAATTATAATATTTTGTTTAATGAGTATAATTTCTGGTATAAATATTTAAAAGTAGTAATATGCTTTAATATAAAAATATAAAAAAGTTTTGTGGAGGAACAAAAATGGAAAATATAACTGTTTATACAAGTACATCTTGTCATTACTGTCATCTTCTTAAGGATTATTTGAAAGAAAAAAATGTTGCTTTTGATGAAAGAAATATAGATACTGATTCTGATGCAAGGGCATTTCTTATAAAAAACAGAATTATGGGTGTACCTGCAATGTATGTTGGTGAGCAACAAATAGTAGGCTTTGACAAAGAAAAAATAGATGAGGTATTAGGATTATAATATCGAATACTATAAATAAATTAAAAATCTAAAAGATATTTTTTCTTTTAGATTTTTTTTGTAGATTTATACAATTCTTTTGGAGTGATTAAATTGAAAATTTTTGCAGATTATCATACCCATACTATATACAGTGATGGTAAAACTACAATAAAGGAAAATGTTGAGCAGGCAATAAAAATAGGTCTTAAAACCATAGGTATATCAGATCATGGATATAAACATATGGGTTTTGGAGTTAAATATGAAAACTATCCCAAAATAAGAGAAGAAATTGACAGATTACAAGAAAAATATAAGCAAATAAAAATACTTATGGGGATAGAGTGCAATATACTCGATGATAAAGGAAATATAGATATTGATGATAAAATAATATCTTATATGGATTATGTTATGGCAGGATATCATTTCGGTTCAACTCCAAAAAATTTAAGGGGAGCCAAAAATCATATGTTTAATTATATAAAACCCTTAAAAAATTATGAGATTGATTATAATACCAGAGCTTTAATAAATGCTATGAAAAACAATGATTTATTCATATTAACGCATCCGGGAGATAAAGGTAACGTAGATATAGAGGAGATTGCAAAAGTAGCTGAGCAAACAGGCACAGTACTGGAAATAAACGAAAGACACCACAACTTGACATATGAACAACTTTTAAAAGTAAAACATTTCGATATAAAATATGTTATTTCATCAGATGCTCATAAAAAAGATGCCATAGGTGTGGTGGATGATGCAATAAAAAGAGCTGTAAAAGCTGAAATACCTATAAATAGAATAATAAATGTAATATAAAAGTTGTGAAAGTTTTAAATATTGAAGAACAAAATATATTTTGATATAATAAAATATACGATTTTACAATATTTTTATAAGTATATATAATATATTGAATATAATAAAAACTATTTGTATTCAAAAATATTAATATTTTATATAAAATGGAGCTAAGGTATGAAAATAGTTATAATTACAGGATTATCGGGTTCAGGTAAAAGTGAAGCTATGAATGTTATGGAGGATCTGGGATATTATTGCATAGATAATTTGCCTCCTGAAATAATACCTAAAATAGTTACTCTCGGATATGATTCAAAAGGACAGCTTGATAAAATTGCGCTCGGTATAGATATAAGAGGTTACCAGTTTTTAAAAGAGATAAATACTGCAATAAACTTTCTGCAAGAAAGCGGTTATGATTACAATGTTATATTTTTGGAATCAAATAATGAAACCTTGGTAAGACGTTACAAAATGTCAAGAAGAAAACACCCTTTATCAAATGGTGAAGATATTTTGGATGGAATATCAAAAGAAAGGGAAATGCTTAAAGATATTAGAAAAAAAGCAAAATATATAATAGATACATCAAATTTTTTGCCGATTGATTTGAGAAGAGAGGTTATATCACTATTTAATGAAAATATAAAAAGTAAAGGATTCATTATAACAATAATATCTTTCGGTTTCAAATACGGTATACCGATAGATTCAGATCTTGTATATGATGTAAGGTTTATGCCAAATCCATATTATGTCGAAGAACTGAAAGAAAAAACAGGAAATGACAAATATGTTCAAGAATATGTTTTAAATGATGTAAACAGTGTAAAATTTTTAGAAAAATTATATGATATGATAGATTTTTTATTGCCTATGTATATAAAAGAAGGTAAAAATCAGCTCGTTATATCAATAGGTTGTACAGGAGGTAAACATCGTTCTGTTACAATAAGTAACAAATTATACGAACATTTGGAAAATCAAAATTACAATGCTTATATAAAACATAGAGATTATATGAATTGAGGATAATAAATAATGAAAAATAAAGCGACAATTACTCTTCTTGGAGGAGGAACAGGACAATCCAATATATTAAGAGGTCTAAAAAAATTTGATGTAAACCTTAATTCAATAGTTACTATGGCAGATGACGGTGGAAGTTCAGGAATTTTAAGACAGGAAATGGATATACTTCCGCCCGGAGATTTGCGCAATTGTATATTGGCACTGTCAAACATAGAACCTGAGATGGAAAAATTATTTCAATACAGATTTTCAAAAGGCTCATTAAAAGGGCAAAATTTTGGAAATTTATTTATAGCTGCTATGAACGAAATACATGGCGATCTAAGAAATGCAATAGCACAAACATCCAAAATACTTGCTGTTAGAGGCAACGTATATCCTGTTACCTATGATAATATAAATTTGCTTGCAAAACTTCAAAATGGAAATATTGTAAGAGGAGAGTCTATAGTAGCAAAAGAATGTATAAATCAAAAAAGCGCAATAGACAAAATATATATAGAACCTGACAATGTATCTGCATCAGAAGATGCCATCAATGCAATAAGAAAATCTGATGTTATAATAGCAGGTCCCGGAAGTCTATATACAAGTATATTTCCTGTACTACTTATAAAAGAAATAGCTTATGAAATAAAAAAATCTAATGCCGTAAAGATATTCATAACAAATATAATGACAGAACATGGAGAAACAGACAGGTTTACATCAAAAGACTTTGCGCTTGAAATTGTCAAAAATTTTAATGACCATATATTTAATTATTTTATAGTAAATAACGGTAAAATTCCAAATGATATTATGCTTAAATATAATAAAAAAGACCAAAATATAATAAAGTTTGAAGATGACGATGCAAATATTTTCAAAAAAATGGGTATAACAGTAATCCATGAAGATATGGTAAAAATAAAAAATAGATTGATATTTCATGATAACGAAAAAGTTGCACAGATAATAAATGAAATTTTTAAGGATAGGTATAATATAAATTTAGAAATATTTTTATAAATTTGTACACTTAATACTATTTATTTTTTTATTGATTTAAAGTATAATATTGTATAAGTTTTAATTTTTATCTATATAATATAAAATTATTTGATTTAAAATTATTAATAATGGATAAAAAACTATAGACAAAAAGAACTTTTTATTTTAAAAATTATTATAGATTGGAATGTTATATAATGAGGGAAGAAACAAGTGCAGGCGGAGTAGTAGTTTTCTCAAATGCAATTCTTTTACTAAAAAAATACAACAAAGACTGGGTTCTTCCTAAAGGTAGAAATGAACAAGGGGAGAAATTAGAACAGACAGCAGTAAGAGAAGTGTATGAAGAAAGTATGATAAAAGCTGAGATATTGAAATATTTAGGAGAAATACATTATACATTTAATGACAATATAGATATAGGAGATAAGATACATAAAACTGTATATTGGTATCTAATGACAACACAAAACAATGAATGTTATCCACAAAAAGAAGAAGGTTTTGTCGAGGCGAGGTTTATAGAATTTGACAAAGCGCTCGATTATGCGAAATATGAAGATGAAAAATCAATAATAAAAGTGGCTATAGAACATATGAAAAAAATAAATAGTAAAAAATCAGGTAAAAAATAGTGTTTTTTTCAAAAGAAATAAGAGATGAGATAACAGATATAAAAATATATGATGATAATGAAATTATAGCTCTTTTAAGTGGAGTTTTTATGTTTTGCGGAAGTGTTGTAATAAAAGGTAACGGAAAACTTTCTTTTCAGATAAATACAGAAAGCATAACTGTTGCGAAAAAAGTATCTCTCCTTTTTAAAAAAATGTTTTCAATAACTCTTGAATTATATCAAAAAAATAATTATAATTTTAATAAGGAAAAAATTTATACTTTAGAATATACGCAGACTTTGAATGAAATAAGCAATATTTTAAAAAAAATCTTTGTGCTTAATGAAGATAGTAGCGGTGTAATATCTATAAGAAGTGATATAGATGAAATTATAACAAAAAATGAGAATGCAGTAAAATCTTTTTTGAGAGGAGCTTATATGATGTCAGGTTCAATAGCAGATCCTGAAAAATCATATCACCTCGAATTTATATCACATGACTTTACATTTAGTCAAAATTTTTCCGCTTTATTAAATGAAAGTAATATAAAATCTAATATTACTCAAAGGAAAGAATCTTTTATTATATATATAAAAGAAAGTGAAAGTATATCGGATTTATTAAATTTGATTGGCGCACACAAAAGTATGTTTAAATTTGAAGATATACGAATAAAAAAACAAGTTAGAAACAACATAAACAGAATAGTCAACTGTGAAACTGCCAATCTAAGTAAAATAGCAAAAACATACGTAAGACAAAAAAAAGCAATACAATACATCTCAGATAAAAAAGGTCTTAGTTTTTTGCCGAATGAATTAAGGCAGATTGCTATTTTAAGATTAGAAAATGAAGAGGACAGTTTAAAAGAATTAGGTGAAAAGCTACCTAATCCGGTAAGTAAGTCTGTTGTAAATCGTAGACTTTCCAAAATAGAAAAAATAGCTCAACTAATTTATGAGGAGGAATAAAAGATATGATAAAAAAAGAAATTGTAGTAAATAATGATTTAGGACTTCATGCAAGACCTGCAGCAGTATTTATTCAACATGCAAATAAATATAAATCAAATATATTGATAACAAAAGAAAATTCAACAGTAAATGCAAAATCTATAATGGGAGTTATGGCTCTTTCCGTAGGAAACGGTGAAACTATAGAAATAAAAGCGGAAGGACCTGATGAAAATGAGGCAATAGAAGATTTAATGATATTGATACAAGAAGGATTGGCAAAAATCTAAATTTAAGCTTTTGTTTTTAATCTATAACTATATATTTTTAATTTAAAAACAGCATTTATATTAAAAAATTGAATAATTATTTATTCTAATTTTGATACAGTAGATTATAATTTATATAAAAATATATAAATTAAAGGTTAATTGTGCTTGTTTTATATATTTTTACTTGACAAGTTCATATTTTTATAATAAAATACTCTGGAATGTATAGATAAGTTGTCCATTAGCCCCGGACTTATGATACAGAGTGTATTTGATTATTTATGCATATTAGGAGGAAATTAAACAATGAAGTGTTATGTTCAAAAACCTTCAGAGGTTCAAAGAAAATGGCATCTTATAGATGCAGAAGGAAAGACTCTTGGTAGACTTTCTACTGAAATAGCAAAACTATTAAGAGGTAAACACAAAGTTACTTTTACACCACACGTTGACGGTGGTGATTATGTAGTTGTTATCAATGCTGAAAAGATTGAAGTTACAGGTAAGAAAAGAGACAACAAAGTATATAGACACCATACAGGATATATAGGAAATCTTAAAGAAATAAACTTTAAGAAATTACAAGAAAAAAAACCTGAAGAAATAATAAGATTATCTGTAAGTGGAATGCTCCCTAAAAACAAATTAAGAGCACCTATGATGAAGAGACTAAGAATATTTGCAGGTCCTGAACATGTTCATCAAGCTCAAAATGTAGAAAATTACGAATTTTAATTTAGGAGGGTAAACTTTAATGGCAAAGGTACAATATTTCGGAACAGGAAGAAGAAAGAGTTCTGTTGCAAGAGTAAGATTATTACCGGGCGACGGAAAAATAACTATAAACAAGAGAGACGTAGAAGACTATTTCGGAGCAGGATATGAAACTCAAAAAAGAGAAGTAAGAAGACCACTTGAAATAACAGAAACATTAGGTAAGTACGATGTATTTGTAAATGTTTCCGGTGGTGGATTTACAGGTCAAGCCGGAGCGATAAGACACGGTATTTCAAGAGCATTACTTGAAGTAGATGCAGAATTAAGAAAAACTCTAAAATCAGAAGGTTTCTTAACAAGAGATTCAAGAATGAAAGAAAGAAAGAAATATGGTCTTAAAGCGGCAAGACGTGCTCCACAGTTCTCCAAGAGATAATTTTTTGAACTTAAAAACCTTGAAAATTATATATTTTCAAGGTTTTTATAATATAAAAAGGAGTTTTGGGAAATGATATTTGATTATCTTTTAAATAATAAAGGAGAAATAGGTGCAAAGATAATGATAACTGCGATATTGTTAGCTATATGTTCATTTATAAATCCTACTTTATTTAATGTACATGTTGACGGTGTTGACTTTTATGAGAATTATTATTATTCGCTTGTGAGGAGTTTATCTTGGTTTGTTTTTGTAATTATGCTTTTCTTTTTCGGTTTTGCAATATTTTTAAGGGGAAGAAAAAACGAAGACGATAAATAATCTTAATTTTATTAAAAAATTACTGCTATTATTTCAGCATATAGCATAATTATATTTGCGTATTGCTCTAAGTGTTATTTATCATTAAACATAATTACATAAAATTTAAAATTAAAATAATATATAAAACTACTGACATTTATGGTAAAATATAAATATTCAGTAGTTTTTTTATAAAATTTATACAAAAGTAATTATAGATTTTTTTGTCAGGTAATAATATAAATGCTAATATTCATTTAATAGGATAAAATTTATATAAGTTTTTTAATTTAAACATACTTAGGTTTATTCAGATAATTACTTTTTTAAAAATAAAAGTATCAATTATTTTATTAACTTTTAGTATAAAAAATTAACGATAATAAACAACATATAAATAGTGAGGGAAACATATGAAAGCTGTTTTTACAATAAAATACACTGATGAGCAGATAAAGATGATAGAAGATTTGGGATATGATGTAATTGTAAGAAATAAATTTTTAAATGAAGAAGATTATGATTGTGATGTACTTCATTGTTTTAAAACATTGACATCTGAGAATTTACATAAATTTGTTAACCTTAAACTTGTTCAACTTGCATCTATAGGATTTGAACACTTACCGAAAGAAGAATTATTAAAAACAGACATAAAGATATCAAATCAAAACGGAATATACTCAAAGCCTATTGGAGAGTGGATAGTATATAATATATTGCAAATAATAAAAAATGATAAAAAAATAATAGAAAATCAACAGTTGAAAAAATGGGAGTTTATAAGAGATGTTGATGAGCTTGATGGAAAAACACTTTTATTTCTTGGAACAGGCAGTATAGCAACAGAAGCTGCCAAAAGATTGTCAAATTTTGGTGTGAAAATAATAGGTCTTAACAGTAATGGCAGAGATATGGATTTTTTTGATGAATGTTACAGCTTAAGTGATATAGATAAATTTCTACACATATCGGACTTTATCATAAATGTGTTACCGGCAACTGACAAAACATATAATTATATTAATAAGGATTTACTGAAAAAATTCAAAAAAGGTACTAATTTTATCAATGTGTCAAGAGGTCTTGTTGTAAATGAAGATGATTTGCTTTGGGCTTTGAGAGAAGGTATTGTAAAAAATGCCTGCTTAGATGTTTTTGTAAATGAACCGCTTGATGTATCATCACCGTTTTGGGATATGGAAAATGTATATATTTCTCCGCATATATCTTGGAGTTCATCTAAAAAAAATGAAAGAGTTTTTGAAAATTTATATGATAATATGAAAAATTTTATAGAGAATAAACCGCTTAAAAATATTGTTGATTTGAAGAAAGGTTATTAATTTTATGTCTGAAATAAGACTGGATTTTGTAACAAAAAGAGCAGTAATATTTACGAATATAAGAGAAAATAAGCCCACTGATTTATGGGATAAAAACATAATGAATGTGTTTGAAAAGTTTGATGATATAGAATATTCTCCAAACTGTCCTTTTTGCGTAGGCAATGAGCATATGACACCTGAAAATCAGTATGACAGCGAAGAGAATTGGAAGGTTAAAATCATTCCAAATATGTATCCTATAATACAAACTGAAATGGAAATTAAGAGTATAAATAAGTTTTGTTATGTATCAACAGGAATACATGATGTTATAGTAGAAACTCCAAAACATAACGAAACCTATTTTACTATGGATTTAAATCAATTCAATATTATATATGAAAAGATACATAAAAGATATAAAGAACTTATAAATAATGATGATATAAGCTATGTAAGCTTGTTTAAAAATTATAAAATGCTTGGGGGAGCGTCTTTACAGCACTCTCACAGCCAAATATTAAGTTTGGATGCTATACCTATAAAATTAAACTATGAGATAAATTCTTCATATGAATATTATAAAGATAAACATTCTTGTCCGTATTGTGATATGTTGAACTTCGAAATGAAAGCTGAAAAACGTATAATTTATGAAAATGAGTATTTTATAGCATTAGAACCATATGCTTCAGCTTATAAATATGAAACCTGGATACTTCCTAAGAATCATATATCATCTTTTGAAAATGAAGAGAAAATTTCGTATCTATCAGAGATGTTGTATAAAGTATTCAATCTCTTATATAACACAATTGGAAATTTTCCATTTAATATGTATTTAAATTCACTTTTAAAAAATAAAACTGAATGTAAAGATTCATATCACTATTCATTTAGGATAATACCTAAAATAGCAGGAAGTGCAGGATTTGAAATGTCATCAGGTATAAGAGTAAATTCAGTGTATCCGGAAGATGCTGCTTATAATATACTTAAAAAAAATAATTTAATAAATATATAGAAATTATAATAAGTATATATTATAATTGTTGGTATATATATAAAATTTAATATGAATATAAGATTTTTTTAAGAATTATATTGTACAATGGATTAGATTTTTTAGAGGTTTAAAAAGAATAAATTTAATATTTTGGAGATATTTATGAAAGCAGAAATAATATCTGTAGGAACAGAATTATTATTAGGTGAAGTTGTAAATACAAATGCAAGCGATATAGCTAAAGCATTAAAAGAAATCGGAATATCGGTTTATAATATAGATACAGTAGGAGATAATCCTAAAAGATTGTATGAAGATATAGAAAAGGCATATGACAGAAGTGATATAATAATAACTACCGGAGGTTTAGGACCTACAAAAGATGACTTGACAAAAGATATTGTTGCCGATTTTTTGAAAGTTGATATGGTTCTTGATGAAAATGAAGTAGAAAAATTAAAAAACTATTTTAAAAATAGGAAAGATGAACTTAATGAAGGCAATATGACACAGGCATATTTTCCAAAAGGCTATGAAATACTTGACAATCCTAACGGAACAGCGAGTGGCTGTGTGATAAATAAAGACAATAAAATAATTATTGTAATGCCGGGACCTCCAAGAGAAATGAAGCCTATGCTCAAAAATTATGTCATACCATATCTTTCCAAATTATCCTCAAAATATTTTGCCAGTAAAACTATAAACGTTATCGGAATTGGCGAATCTAAAATGGAAGAAATGATTATGGAATTGATAAAACATCAAACTAATCCTACTATTGCTCCCTATTTCAAAGATAAAAGTCTTACTCTCAGAGTTATGGCATCAGATGATGATAAAAAAACTGCAGAAAATATGTTGTTACCTACAATAGAAAAAATAAAAAGCATATTAAATGACAACATATATGCTTACGGAGATGATTTAGCTATAGAAGACGTTGTTTGTAAATATCTTATGGATAACAATTTGACTGTATCAACAGTTGAATCTTGTACAGGTGGTATGCTATCATCAAGAATCATAAATATATCAGGTATAAGCAAATGTTTTAAAAGCGGTTATGTTACTTATTCAAATGAATCTAAAATTCAGCTTGGTGTAAGTGAAGATACATTGCAAAAATACGGTGCGGTATCAGAGCAAACGGCAATAGAGATGGCAACTGCTTGTGCAAAAAAATCAGGCTCCGATATAGCAATATCCACTACAGGTGTAGCAGGACCTGATGGAGGTAGCGAAGAAAAACCGGTAGGTTTAGTGTATATAGGATTATATATAAACGGACAGACTTATTGTAAAAAATTAAATATAGTAGGAAATAGGCAAAGAATAAGAAGAATAGCTACAAGTAATGCACTTGACTTTGTAAGAAGAACATTAAAAATGCCTATATATGAAATTAATTAATATTATTTTTGTAAATTATGTTTTAGAAAAATTTATTAAAAAGAATAACATATAAATAAAAAAATAAACATTTTATAAAATTTTTTATCTTAATAATAAAAGCTATTGGAAAGATTATTTTGATATAATAAATATGTGTATAATCATATAATCTTTTCGTTAATTTGTGATATTAAAATATAAATTATTATATAAAGGAGGGTAGTTATATGTGGTATGATGAATTTATATATCCTTTTATTGATTTGATAACGCATTTAAAGTTGACAGATATATTAGATATATTGATAGTTGCATACGTTTCATACAAATTATATGAACTTATAAAAGAAACAAGGGCAGAACAACTTGTTAAAGGGATATTTATAATAGTGATATCACTAAAATTATCCGAAGTTTTACAACTACATGCTGTTAATTGGATATTAAGAAATACGGTAACAGTTGGACTTATTGCGATTATTATAGTTTTTCAACCTGAACTTAGAAGAATATTGGAGTATATAGGTAGAACTAAATTAATTATGAAAAGCGATGAAGAAACCGCTAAACAAAAAGTTGATGTCATAAATGAAACTGTACAAGCTTGTCTGTCTTTGTCAAGACAGAGAATAGGTGCTTTAATAGTTTTTGAGAGAGAAACAGGTATAAATGAAATAATACAAACAGGTACAAAATTAAATGCGATAGTTTCAAGAGAATTACTAATAAATATATTTATTCCCAATACACCTCTTCATGACGGTGCAGTTGTCATAAGGAAAAATTCTATTATTGCGGCAGCCTGCTTTTTGCCACTTACAGAAAACAAAAATTTAAACAAAGAATTGGGTACAAGACATAGAGCCGCTCTTGGTATAACTGAAAAATCAGATTGTCTTTCGCTTGTGGTTTCAGAAGAAACAGGATATATATCTATTGCTATAAAAGGTAAGCTGTATAGAGATTTAAACGAAGAAAGGCTTAGAAATATGCTGAGTCAAAATCTCATAAGAAACAATAACAATAATGTTTTACAGCTAAAAAAAGGTGGAAAAAATGATGAAACAAAGTCATAAAAATTCTAATATAAAAATTCAATTAGCTTGTATATTTTTTGCCTTTTTTATGTGGGTATATGTTATGTCAGATTTAGATCCTATAGATACAAGAGATATTACATCCGTATCAATAAGCGTATCCAATTTGGATGAATTGGAGAAAAATAACCTTACTTTATCACCAAATCAAGAGCTAAAAGCAAATGTACAAATTAAAGGTAGACGCTCAGTAATAGCAAAAAAAGTAAAATTAGGTATAAAATTGCAAGCAATACTTGAAAATATCCAAGTAGGAAGTAATGAAGCAAAAATTGTAATGTCCGGAGATAATACAGATTTATCCTACACTATTACCCCAAGCAATATAAGTCTTAGTATAGAAGAAAAACAAGGAAAATCGGAAAAAATTCAAATAAAATCAATAGGTTCTCTTGCAGAAAATTATTATATTGATAATATAAAACTTTCAAAAGATAATATATATGTTTCAGGTCCGTCATCACTTATTGAAAAAATAAATAAAGTTGAAGTTGAATTGGACTTGGCTAATAATTCTAAAGATTTTTCAAAACTGACAAAAGTTAAAGTTTTGGACAGTGAAAACCATGAGATAGATGGTCTTAATATAGATGACTCCGATGTAATAGTCACTGTCACTCTAAAAAAAGAAAAAATTGTACCTATAAAGCTAAATATACAAAATGATGACAGCTTAAATATATCACAAGTAAGTATAAATCCTGAAACCATAAAAATTCAAGGT containing:
- a CDS encoding glutaredoxin family protein; amino-acid sequence: MENITVYTSTSCHYCHLLKDYLKEKNVAFDERNIDTDSDARAFLIKNRIMGVPAMYVGEQQIVGFDKEKIDEVLGL
- the whiA gene encoding DNA-binding protein WhiA, which gives rise to MFFSKEIRDEITDIKIYDDNEIIALLSGVFMFCGSVVIKGNGKLSFQINTESITVAKKVSLLFKKMFSITLELYQKNNYNFNKEKIYTLEYTQTLNEISNILKKIFVLNEDSSGVISIRSDIDEIITKNENAVKSFLRGAYMMSGSIADPEKSYHLEFISHDFTFSQNFSALLNESNIKSNITQRKESFIIYIKESESISDLLNLIGAHKSMFKFEDIRIKKQVRNNINRIVNCETANLSKIAKTYVRQKKAIQYISDKKGLSFLPNELRQIAILRLENEEDSLKELGEKLPNPVSKSVVNRRLSKIEKIAQLIYEEE
- the rplM gene encoding 50S ribosomal protein L13, giving the protein MKCYVQKPSEVQRKWHLIDAEGKTLGRLSTEIAKLLRGKHKVTFTPHVDGGDYVVVINAEKIEVTGKKRDNKVYRHHTGYIGNLKEINFKKLQEKKPEEIIRLSVSGMLPKNKLRAPMMKRLRIFAGPEHVHQAQNVENYEF
- a CDS encoding HPr family phosphocarrier protein, whose amino-acid sequence is MIKKEIVVNNDLGLHARPAAVFIQHANKYKSNILITKENSTVNAKSIMGVMALSVGNGETIEIKAEGPDENEAIEDLMILIQEGLAKI
- the rapZ gene encoding RNase adapter RapZ; this encodes MKIVIITGLSGSGKSEAMNVMEDLGYYCIDNLPPEIIPKIVTLGYDSKGQLDKIALGIDIRGYQFLKEINTAINFLQESGYDYNVIFLESNNETLVRRYKMSRRKHPLSNGEDILDGISKEREMLKDIRKKAKYIIDTSNFLPIDLRREVISLFNENIKSKGFIITIISFGFKYGIPIDSDLVYDVRFMPNPYYVEELKEKTGNDKYVQEYVLNDVNSVKFLEKLYDMIDFLLPMYIKEGKNQLVISIGCTGGKHRSVTISNKLYEHLENQNYNAYIKHRDYMN
- a CDS encoding competence/damage-inducible protein A — encoded protein: MKAEIISVGTELLLGEVVNTNASDIAKALKEIGISVYNIDTVGDNPKRLYEDIEKAYDRSDIIITTGGLGPTKDDLTKDIVADFLKVDMVLDENEVEKLKNYFKNRKDELNEGNMTQAYFPKGYEILDNPNGTASGCVINKDNKIIIVMPGPPREMKPMLKNYVIPYLSKLSSKYFASKTINVIGIGESKMEEMIMELIKHQTNPTIAPYFKDKSLTLRVMASDDDKKTAENMLLPTIEKIKSILNDNIYAYGDDLAIEDVVCKYLMDNNLTVSTVESCTGGMLSSRIINISGISKCFKSGYVTYSNESKIQLGVSEDTLQKYGAVSEQTAIEMATACAKKSGSDIAISTTGVAGPDGGSEEKPVGLVYIGLYINGQTYCKKLNIVGNRQRIRRIATSNALDFVRRTLKMPIYEIN
- a CDS encoding gluconeogenesis factor YvcK family protein → MKNKATITLLGGGTGQSNILRGLKKFDVNLNSIVTMADDGGSSGILRQEMDILPPGDLRNCILALSNIEPEMEKLFQYRFSKGSLKGQNFGNLFIAAMNEIHGDLRNAIAQTSKILAVRGNVYPVTYDNINLLAKLQNGNIVRGESIVAKECINQKSAIDKIYIEPDNVSASEDAINAIRKSDVIIAGPGSLYTSIFPVLLIKEIAYEIKKSNAVKIFITNIMTEHGETDRFTSKDFALEIVKNFNDHIFNYFIVNNGKIPNDIMLKYNKKDQNIIKFEDDDANIFKKMGITVIHEDMVKIKNRLIFHDNEKVAQIINEIFKDRYNINLEIFL
- a CDS encoding PHP domain-containing protein — its product is MKIFADYHTHTIYSDGKTTIKENVEQAIKIGLKTIGISDHGYKHMGFGVKYENYPKIREEIDRLQEKYKQIKILMGIECNILDDKGNIDIDDKIISYMDYVMAGYHFGSTPKNLRGAKNHMFNYIKPLKNYEIDYNTRALINAMKNNDLFILTHPGDKGNVDIEEIAKVAEQTGTVLEINERHHNLTYEQLLKVKHFDIKYVISSDAHKKDAIGVVDDAIKRAVKAEIPINRIINVI
- a CDS encoding NUDIX hydrolase; protein product: MREETSAGGVVVFSNAILLLKKYNKDWVLPKGRNEQGEKLEQTAVREVYEESMIKAEILKYLGEIHYTFNDNIDIGDKIHKTVYWYLMTTQNNECYPQKEEGFVEARFIEFDKALDYAKYEDEKSIIKVAIEHMKKINSKKSGKK
- the rpsI gene encoding 30S ribosomal protein S9; this encodes MAKVQYFGTGRRKSSVARVRLLPGDGKITINKRDVEDYFGAGYETQKREVRRPLEITETLGKYDVFVNVSGGGFTGQAGAIRHGISRALLEVDAELRKTLKSEGFLTRDSRMKERKKYGLKAARRAPQFSKR
- a CDS encoding DUF4931 domain-containing protein → MSEIRLDFVTKRAVIFTNIRENKPTDLWDKNIMNVFEKFDDIEYSPNCPFCVGNEHMTPENQYDSEENWKVKIIPNMYPIIQTEMEIKSINKFCYVSTGIHDVIVETPKHNETYFTMDLNQFNIIYEKIHKRYKELINNDDISYVSLFKNYKMLGGASLQHSHSQILSLDAIPIKLNYEINSSYEYYKDKHSCPYCDMLNFEMKAEKRIIYENEYFIALEPYASAYKYETWILPKNHISSFENEEKISYLSEMLYKVFNLLYNTIGNFPFNMYLNSLLKNKTECKDSYHYSFRIIPKIAGSAGFEMSSGIRVNSVYPEDAAYNILKKNNLINI
- a CDS encoding phosphoglycerate dehydrogenase — translated: MKAVFTIKYTDEQIKMIEDLGYDVIVRNKFLNEEDYDCDVLHCFKTLTSENLHKFVNLKLVQLASIGFEHLPKEELLKTDIKISNQNGIYSKPIGEWIVYNILQIIKNDKKIIENQQLKKWEFIRDVDELDGKTLLFLGTGSIATEAAKRLSNFGVKIIGLNSNGRDMDFFDECYSLSDIDKFLHISDFIINVLPATDKTYNYINKDLLKKFKKGTNFINVSRGLVVNEDDLLWALREGIVKNACLDVFVNEPLDVSSPFWDMENVYISPHISWSSSKKNERVFENLYDNMKNFIENKPLKNIVDLKKGY